A stretch of the Rhinoderma darwinii isolate aRhiDar2 chromosome 3, aRhiDar2.hap1, whole genome shotgun sequence genome encodes the following:
- the LOC142750622 gene encoding olfactory receptor 11L1-like: MTVFFLIGFRGSQWLRIFLFCLLLVVYCGTICGNLLIITLVSTSKNLHTPMYFFISQLSISDILLPTDIVPNMLHLLLYNGGTITFAGCMTQLYFFGASEGFECLLLTVMSYDRYVAICNPLRYTSIMTHECCVKLAATCWLLGFSMVLIHNLTTSRLQFCGLNIIDHFYCDLVPLREISCSDTFIVQLAIMLISIPSVIIPTIIIISSYANIVLAILRIPSNTGRQKAFSTCSSHLTVVSIFYWTLFSVYVFPTKGESSSISKILSLLYTVFTPLINPIIYSLRNKDIKEAIDKTIKKHLPGFNKMRPSC, from the coding sequence ATGACAGTGTTTTTCCTCATAGGATTTCGGGGCAGCCAATGGTTACGAATTTTCCTGTTCTGTCTTCTCCTTGTCGTCTACTGTGGGACAATATGTGGGAACCTCCTGATCATCACCCTGGTGTCCACCAGCAAGAACCTCCACACTCCAATGTACTTCTTCATCTCACAACTGTCCATCAGTGACATCTTGTTACCGACTGATATTGTCCCCAACATGCTCCACCTTCTACTGTATAATGGGGGGACCATTACATTTGCTGGTTGTATGACTCAGTTGTATTTTTTCGGTGCCTCTGAAGGATTTGAatgtcttctcctcacagtgatgtcttatgacagatatgtggccatctgTAACCCCCTCCGTTACACCTCTATCATGACACATGAATGTTGTGTGAAATTGGCCGCCACATGTTGGTTGCTCGGTTTCTCCATGGTATTGATTCACAATTTAACAACATCAAGGCTACAATTTTGTGGACTGAATATTATCGACCATTTTTACTGTGATCTCGTTCCCTTACGAGAAATTTCCTGTTCTGATACCTTCATTGTTCAACTAGCAATCATGTTAATTAGCATTCCATCAGTTATCATACCAACGATCATAATAATTTCATCTTATGCTAATATTGTGCTAGCCATCCTAAGGATTCCATCTAATACTGGAAGacagaaagccttctccacctgtagctcccacctcactGTGGTCTCCATATTTTACTGGACTCTGTTCAGTGTTTATGTGTTTCCAACAAAAGGAGAATCATCCAGCATTAGTAAGATCCTATCCCTGCTCTACACTGTATTTACCCCATTGATTAACCCCATTATATATAGTTTGAGAAACAAAGATATCAAAGAGGCCATtgataaaacaattaaaaaacatttaCCAGGATTTAATAAAATGAGACCTTCATGCTAA